In Paenibacillus phoenicis, one genomic interval encodes:
- the smpB gene encoding SsrA-binding protein SmpB — MGKKSEGKVLAQNKKASHDYFIEDTYEAGMVLTGTEIKSIRNGRVNIGDAFATIRNGEIFIHNMHISPFEQGNRFNPADPTRTRKLLMHKAQINKLLGLSKQEGYTIVPLKIYIRNGYAKLLLGLGKGKKQYDKRDAAAKRDAQRDIQRALREKQKVAR; from the coding sequence ATGGGTAAGAAAAGTGAAGGCAAGGTACTCGCGCAGAACAAAAAAGCTTCCCATGATTATTTCATCGAAGACACCTACGAAGCGGGCATGGTCTTGACGGGAACTGAAATCAAATCGATCCGCAATGGCCGAGTGAACATCGGGGATGCGTTTGCGACGATCCGCAACGGCGAGATTTTTATCCACAACATGCATATCAGCCCGTTCGAGCAAGGCAACCGGTTCAATCCGGCCGACCCGACGCGAACGCGCAAGCTGCTGATGCACAAAGCGCAAATCAACAAGCTGCTCGGCTTGTCCAAACAGGAAGGCTATACGATCGTGCCGCTGAAGATTTACATCCGCAACGGATACGCGAAGTTGCTCCTGGGTCTGGGCAAAGGGAAAAAGCAATACGACAAACGCGACGCCGCCGCCAAACGTGACGCACAGCGCGATATCCAGCGCGCGCTTCGCGAAAAGCAGAAGGTGGCAAGGTAA
- a CDS encoding phosphocarrier protein HPr, with protein MVNETFVVTEESGIHARPASVLVQHASKFKSDIRLEYDGKTVNLKSIVGVMSLGIEYGHRFTITSSGEDEEEAIAALRGVIIREGLGQ; from the coding sequence ATGGTGAACGAGACGTTTGTAGTGACGGAGGAGTCCGGCATCCATGCCCGCCCGGCATCGGTTCTGGTGCAGCACGCGAGCAAATTCAAATCGGACATCCGGCTGGAATACGACGGGAAGACCGTCAATCTGAAGTCCATCGTCGGCGTCATGTCGCTGGGTATTGAATATGGGCATCGCTTCACGATCACGAGCTCCGGGGAAGATGAAGAGGAAGCGATCGCCGCTTTGCGCGGAGTTATCATCCGGGAGGGGCTTGGCCAATGA
- the ptsP gene encoding phosphoenolpyruvate--protein phosphotransferase → MSVKMVRGIPASPGIAIAKAYVMESHEPVIEKESALGAEAELERLEAAVAQSSRELEEIREHTAAELGEEEAKIFEAHLLVLQDPELLGPVRDKIRNEAVTAEFALRETAREIAAAFEALGTEYLRERAADIRDVTRRVLAALSGEPFQDLGGITEEVIIVAHDLTPSDTARLNRTFVKGFTISAGSRTSHSAIMARSMGIPAIVGSADVMESVRHNDLLILDGHEGVLLVNPSRELVAEYEDRRREEAQKKREWALLVGQPTVTGDGQRVLLAGNIGSPADAAEVIECGGEGIGLFRTEFLYMGRTDAPSEEEQFSAYRQVLETMAGKPVIVRTIDIGGDKEAPCLNLPREDNPFLGFRAIRLCLDSAGEELFRTQLRALLRASVYGRLHIMFPMIAALEELRRAKQMLAEEKRKLLAEGAEVSDNVSVGMMVEIPSVAVMADLFAPEVDFFSIGTNDLIQYTMAADRMNGRVSHLYQPFNPAVLRLIAGVIDAAHAHGKWVGMCGEMAGDRLAVPLLLGLGLDEFSMSAASILPARSLIRSLSRAEMAVMAQQALRLADAREVADFVRRSVNAAVVSP, encoded by the coding sequence ATGAGCGTGAAGATGGTGCGAGGCATTCCCGCTTCGCCGGGCATTGCGATAGCGAAGGCCTATGTGATGGAAAGCCATGAGCCGGTGATCGAGAAGGAAAGCGCGCTTGGCGCGGAAGCGGAATTGGAACGTCTGGAAGCCGCCGTAGCCCAAAGCAGCCGGGAGCTTGAGGAAATCCGTGAGCATACCGCCGCTGAACTTGGAGAGGAAGAAGCTAAAATATTTGAAGCGCATTTGCTTGTCCTTCAGGACCCGGAGCTGCTCGGCCCGGTCAGGGACAAGATCCGCAATGAAGCGGTGACGGCTGAATTCGCCCTGCGGGAAACGGCGCGGGAAATCGCCGCGGCGTTCGAAGCGCTGGGCACGGAATATCTGCGGGAACGTGCCGCGGACATCCGCGACGTAACGCGGCGGGTGCTGGCTGCCTTATCCGGCGAACCGTTCCAGGATCTCGGCGGGATCACGGAGGAGGTCATCATTGTCGCGCATGACCTGACGCCTTCCGATACGGCCCGGTTGAACCGGACTTTTGTGAAGGGATTCACGATCAGCGCCGGCAGCCGCACCTCTCATTCGGCGATCATGGCCCGATCCATGGGGATTCCGGCGATCGTCGGAAGCGCGGACGTGATGGAGTCTGTCCGGCACAACGATCTGTTGATCCTCGACGGCCATGAAGGCGTCCTGCTGGTGAATCCTTCGCGCGAGCTTGTCGCGGAGTATGAAGACAGACGGAGGGAAGAAGCGCAAAAGAAACGGGAATGGGCTTTGCTCGTCGGGCAGCCTACCGTCACCGGCGACGGGCAGCGGGTGCTGCTGGCCGGAAATATCGGCAGTCCAGCCGACGCCGCCGAGGTAATTGAATGCGGCGGCGAAGGCATCGGTCTGTTCCGTACGGAATTTCTGTATATGGGGCGCACCGACGCTCCGTCCGAAGAAGAGCAATTTTCGGCTTACCGCCAGGTGCTGGAGACGATGGCCGGAAAGCCGGTCATCGTGCGCACGATCGATATCGGCGGCGATAAGGAGGCGCCTTGTCTGAATCTGCCGCGGGAGGACAATCCGTTTCTCGGCTTCCGGGCGATCCGCCTGTGCCTAGATAGCGCGGGGGAGGAGCTGTTCCGTACCCAACTGCGGGCTCTGCTGCGGGCGAGCGTGTATGGCCGGCTGCACATCATGTTTCCGATGATCGCCGCTCTGGAGGAGCTGCGGCGGGCCAAGCAAATGCTGGCGGAAGAGAAAAGGAAGCTTCTTGCTGAAGGGGCAGAGGTTTCGGATAACGTCAGTGTCGGGATGATGGTCGAGATTCCGTCGGTTGCGGTGATGGCCGATCTTTTTGCGCCGGAAGTCGATTTTTTCAGCATTGGAACCAACGACCTGATCCAGTATACGATGGCGGCCGACCGGATGAACGGCCGGGTCTCGCATCTATACCAGCCGTTCAATCCGGCGGTGCTTAGGCTGATCGCGGGAGTGATTGACGCCGCGCACGCCCACGGCAAATGGGTGGGCATGTGCGGGGAAATGGCCGGAGACCGCCTGGCCGTTCCGCTGCTGCTCGGTTTGGGGCTGGACGAGTTCAGCATGAGCGCCGCGTCCATTCTTCCTGCCCGCAGTCTGATCCGCAGCCTGTCCAGGGCGGAGATGGCCGTTATGGCGCAGCAGGCCCTGCGGCTGGCCGATGCCCGGGAGGTCGCCGACTTCGTCCGGCGCTCCGTTAACGCAGCGGTCGTATCTCCTTGA